From Mercenaria mercenaria strain notata unplaced genomic scaffold, MADL_Memer_1 contig_2942, whole genome shotgun sequence:
tttttttaatataatttctcaGAGGAAAAACAACACTTACTCTCTGATTTTTACTGTTGTTCtgactgttgtttttgtttttagagGTTACTTCATGTGAACCAGAGCTTACACCTGAATCATCTGATCCCTCTGCTGCATTCCCGTTCATTTTTGGATATGGCGTCGATGTTACAGGACCGTTCTGTTTCCCTGCTTTTGTTTTACCTCCTACTGGTGTTAAACCTGGGGATTTAGACACTGGTTTAGTCTTATCACTATCTGAGTCTGAGGAATCACTGTCTGAACTAGAGTCCGATTTATTTTGTgatttgtttgaaacattttgtgatttatttacCTTAGAGGTATTAACTGTATTTGCTTTTTCACTTTCTGATTCTGAACTAGAGTCCGAGTCACTACTGCTAGAGtcttttttgttttgtgattTAGGAGTTACAGTTTTTGCACTTTTATTTTGAGACACTGGGGTTTTTGTTTTACTGACAGATTTAGGTGTACCTTTCTTAGGCTCTTCATCTTCTGAACTGGAATCAGAACTGCTTGAGCTTGACTCTTTAGCAGActgtttcttagtttgtgttgggGT
This genomic window contains:
- the LOC128552604 gene encoding nucleolar and coiled-body phosphoprotein 1-like, producing KQSAKESSSSSSDSSSEDEEPKKGTPKSVSKTKTPVSQNKSAKTVTPKSQNKKDSSSSDSDSSSESESEKANTVNTSKVNKSQNVSNKSQNKSDSSSDSDSSDSDSDKTKPVSKSPGLTPVGGKTKAGKQNGPVTSTPYPKMNGNAAEGSDDSGVSSGSHEVTSKNKNNSQNNSKNQRRRSSPFRRVKEDKILVDERLKDNSFNAKSGARGSWGEKANKDLIVTKGKSFRHEKTKKKRGSYRGGAIDTSNVHSIKFDD